In Aggregatibacter sp. 2125159857, one DNA window encodes the following:
- the arsC gene encoding arsenate reductase (glutaredoxin) (This arsenate reductase requires both glutathione and glutaredoxin to convert arsenate to arsenite, after which the efflux transporter formed by ArsA and ArsB can extrude the arsenite from the cell, providing resistance.): MSLILFHNPRCSKSRETLALLEQRHIHPKIELYLQNTYTPAELQHLADKLGISDIRQMMRTKDALYGELGLDNPSLSQEALLQAISQHSSLLERPILINDNKAKIGRPPESVLAILD, encoded by the coding sequence ATGTCACTTATTCTTTTTCATAATCCTCGTTGTTCAAAAAGCCGTGAAACATTAGCTTTATTAGAACAGCGCCATATTCATCCTAAAATTGAGCTTTATTTGCAAAACACTTATACCCCGGCTGAATTACAGCATCTTGCAGATAAATTAGGTATTAGCGATATTCGACAAATGATGCGAACAAAAGACGCGTTATATGGTGAACTGGGTCTGGATAACCCGAGTTTGAGTCAAGAGGCGCTTTTGCAAGCGATTAGTCAGCATTCCTCACTTTTAGAACGCCCCATTCTTATTAACGACAATAAAGCCAAAATAGGGCGCCCGCCGGAAAGTGTATTGGCTATT